The genomic segment CGGCCTCGAGACCATGTGCGTGGGCGGCGGCCAGGGCATGGCCATGATCATCGAACGCCTGAAGTAACCCCCGTCCCGAGTACATGGCGTCCGGATTCCGGACGCCATGTACTCGGGACTAGCAGTTGTGGGGGACGTCGTCGTCGAGCCAATAGGCGTCGTTGTCCTCGATCACCAACAGCTCCTCCCACTTCACGCCGATGACGCCGCGGGCGAGATGGGGTTCCACCGCCCACAGTCCTGGCGCCGGGCGGTGGTCGGACGTGGGCCGGTCGTTCCAGGTCGGTGAGGGCTCGCCCCGCTCGGTTGCAGCGGCGATGCCGTCGACGAACCAGCCAAGCACCGTGGTGTCGAAGCCGCTGCCGTCGGGCGGCGGCATTGATTCGGGGTCGGTGATGCGCACCACCCGATGGCCGAGCACCGCCTCGGGGTGCAACTGGTGGCAGTTGCGATCACCCCGCCGCGCCATGTCGGCGTCGACGGCCTGGGCGATCTCCCGGAAGGTGGCGCCCGCCTTGACCGCTTCGAGGATCGTGGTGCGGTATCCGAGGTCGTCGGCCATCGCCGCGTCGTGCGAATCGCTCGCGCTGGGCGTCCACGACATCGAGGTGTCGACCACATAGCCGTGGAACACGGGTGACGCATCGAGGATCACGGCGTCGTCGATTTCGAGCGGGCGGTCGGTCGGCCAGAACGACTGCGTCGTCCACGGTTGCGGCAGCGTGGTGCGCTCTCCGAACAGCGCCACCGGCAGATGGAAGAAGCGATCGGCCCCCGCCG from the Acidimicrobiales bacterium genome contains:
- a CDS encoding M24 family metallopeptidase, which translates into the protein MIRFSSFDDQELDDFLRWQAASYSVLFEVVSELRLGMSERDATRLAMKAYRTAGADRFFHLPVALFGERTTLPQPWTTQSFWPTDRPLEIDDAVILDASPVFHGYVVDTSMSWTPSASDSHDAAMADDLGYRTTILEAVKAGATFREIAQAVDADMARRGDRNCHQLHPEAVLGHRVVRITDPESMPPPDGSGFDTTVLGWFVDGIAAATERGEPSPTWNDRPTSDHRPAPGLWAVEPHLARGVIGVKWEELLVIEDNDAYWLDDDVPHNC